Part of the Sporosarcina sp. FSL K6-2383 genome is shown below.
AGTCTGAGACGTATGCACATGTCCAGAATCGATGAAATTAGTGACAGGGAATGCATTTAACACCGTAATTAGTCCACCAATATGATCAGCGTCAGGATGCGTAGCAACTACATAGTCTAGTTTTTTCACACCTTTTGATTTAAGAAATGAAACCACTTTGCCACTGTTTGCTTTTGTGCCACCGTCAACTAGCATGCTTTTGCCTCCTGGTGCTTGAATCAGAATCGAATCCCCCTGCCCCACATCCAAGAAATGCACTTTTAATTCTGCTGGCGCTGCGTTTGCGATTGATGCTGGTAATAAACTGATTGCTAGAATAAATGCTATCAGTATCGAGAAATACTTTTTCATTCCTTCATCCTCCTATAATTCTATTTATCTATCAATCGTAGATTAAATAATACAAAATGTCTATATAGTACTGTAATGTATTCTCTAAATTACTATTGAAGTGGTATTTTATTCATACAAAGTAGGTTGTATCCCCGTTCCGCGCATAATGAAATCAAACGCGTTCATTTCTGGTAGTTTTTCAAGAAAGTCATCTAGTTCACCTGGTTCAAAGAATACGAACGTGTTAATACAATAGTCAACGTCTCCATCAGCGCATAAATATAAGTAGATAGTTGCCCCTCTGTTTTTTTCGAAGTTTGTATTTTCTCCAAGCGCTAGGATCATTACAGTGTCGTCGATAAAGTAAGTGGTTAGAAATTCATTGCCGTACAAATTTAATTTGCTTTCAAATTCCATGACTCAGCCCCCCCCTTTACGCATAGATTCAATACCGTTGTAATATCACCTTTATTAATCGTTCGACAAATAGCGACAAACAAAAAGACCAATCCGGTTAGGACTGGCCACTTTCTCACTTTACACTTACGATAGCGTTGATATTTATCTTTCTTTCCTCATAACCCACCTGTAGCGTTAATTTACCCGTTTGACTGTCGGCGTTAGTTATGACACCACGAGCTGAATCAAACTGCTTCTGATGATAGACAGTGATTTCTACTTCATTTTTAAATTCTAACGCTTCGTTTATTTTTTCGGCGATTAACTCGAAGTCTTCTTCTGTCATTTTTGGAGTCTCTGAGCTCTTGTATGTTTTCTTTGGTTTTGGAATTGCCGTCATTATAAACATCCCCTTTTAATTGATTAGCGACACCGCTGCTATCTCGTCAAACTTATAACGTATTGTCGAAAATGGATCATCCAACACGATTGTTTTATTGTCCATATTTATCTCAATCACTTTTCCGTAATCAACATCCAAATATCCATCACGCCAGTACGTCAACTTGATGGTGCTTTTGCTTTTAAATGCACGTTGGATTTCATCAGCAATTAATTCTAGTTCGTAGTCCTCCAACTGCGGTTTAGCCGTCTTCTTGTCATTTTCCTGCCACTTTTTCATCTCGGCGTTATGCTCAGGCAACATCATGCCTTGCCACTTAATATTCCCTCTATCTTTAATCATATTTTATCATCCTTTGTGTCCGCCGACCAATGCCGACCGTTTAATTGCTGTGCCTGCGTCAGTTAATGAGATTGCTCTTAAGACTGCTGTAGAACCGTATTTATTTCGTATTCTATCCATAACTTTCCCGATTTCTCGTTCACGCCAATTATCCTTCTCGAATAGACTCAGCTGCACAGATTGTTCGTTTTCTAATTTAGTTATCGAAATCGACACCTGGCGTACTGGACGGGCGTCATAGTTTTCACTCAGCAGTTCTTTACATACTGCGTAGATGGCCATTGTCTCGTTTGTAGCTTCATTAATAGTGCGCGAACGTTGAAAACCGCCACCCAATGCATTCTTGCTATATTGGATACCCAAAGTGATTGTACGACCTGTTTTCGAAGCATCCCTAGCCCTTTTCGCTACGTCTTCGCACATCTCGAGCATGACGGCTTTAACCTCTGCAATTGAATTGTAATCTCGCATGAGTATCTGACTCTTACCGTAGCTGACTTGACCTACTGGTACTGGTGTATCCACTCTGGATAGGTCTATACCCCATGCGTGGTGATACAGCTGGTTGCCCATGACGCCAAATTTCTTCTCTAAAATGTCAAGGGATGTGTGGGCGAGATCACCAACAGAGTAGATTCCCATTGCATTTAAAGACTTTTCTGTCCTGCCGCCGATTCCCCACATTTCAGAAAGTGGAGATACTGGCCATAGTTTCTTTTCAACATCCTCAAATCTCCATTTTGCAAAACCTTGTTTCTTCGCTTCCAAGTCCAATGCTAATTTAGACATCAGCATGTTCGGTCCCATGCCAGCCGTTGATGGTAAGCTAAGCGTCTCAAATATTTCTTTTTGAATTTCTCTAACGGTTTCCGCCGGATCTCCCCACAGCTTTTCTGTTCCAGTTAAATCAATAAACGATTCATCGACGCTGTAGACGTGTATCGCTTCAGCTGGGACGTATTTGTGAAGGATGCGAGTAATGGACATCGACATTTCTAAAAAGTACGCCATTTTAGGCTCGAACAAGCGAATATCTGGATGGCTAGGAATATCATATAGCCTGGTTACAGCCGAACGAACACCGAAACGCTTTTTCATTGGTGGACTTGCAGCTAATACGATACTCCCCGGCTGTTTGAAATTTCCGACCACCGCGATAGGAACTGCCCTCACATCTAAATTGTGGATTGCTGCCATGCAGCTGGCGTAAAAGCTCATCATATCAATGCAAGCGACCGAGCGGTTTGGCATCTTACTGTAGTCAATCACACGACGTCACTCTCTTTTCTAACGACGGGAACAAGTGCCAAAATGTTATCAATCGTAAAGGTTCGTTTGGATTCCCTCGTAAAGCAATACGCTCTGAAGGATACATCGCCAACTTGTAGCACTTTGATTCGCCTTTGACTGATTGAACCGTCCTTCGCCATGTAGACCATATCCAATAACTGACCATATTCTACCGACTTAACCAATAGTTTTAGCACGTTTGTTCCCCTCCTTGATTTCAGTATAACGAATGAATGTTCGGTTGTAAAGCAAATAAAAAAGCACCTCGTGAGAGATGCTTTGAACAAACAAGTTACATAGTAGCTAACAGCTCATTTTTAGTAACTGTATCAATAAACCGCTTGCCTATAATAGAATTGATTTGTTTAGTGCTATCAACGAATTTAAGGTTGTTTTTAATTTCGTCAAATGAAAAATGCTCCAAAAGTTCAATAAAAGCACTATTTACAAATGAGGTATTGAGCGCATAAATTCCTTCGAATGAAACAGTTACTTGTTGATTATTAAGCAGAGCGGTTTTCACTAAATCAAAGATGATCTCACCATCTTTATTAAACGATGTGCTATTCACTACATCACTTATTCTGATAAAGTTTACCATGAAAAATCCTCCTCTACGTTATCAAATAGATTTTCAGCTTTCGAGACATCGATTTTTATTTCGATATGGGTACCCGGATAGAAACTTTCCGCCGAACGATACTCTTGTATCATATGACCGTTTTCAAGTCTTGATTCCAGTATACCCCTGTTCGTCAAAATGTAAACAGTCCCACCAGCATTCGCTACCACATTATGGATTAACATATCAAGGCCTGCTCCACGATTGTGAGGTGTAGTTTGTGTAGTGAAATTACGTTTGACAGCATTTCTCAATGCTTCTTCATCGGTAAAGTGTGCAAATTGTGGAAAACTTTTTATGTGTTCTATTATGCCTACTCCGATATCACCTATAGTAATAGTTATACTATTACTTTCTGGATAATATTGCGCAAAGATGTTACTAAAATGTATATCGGCATGATCCCTAACATTGTTAAATATTTCTTCTAAACAAGCTTTAAATGACTCTACTTCTTTTGAAGATTTATTGAGTAACCGCGACAACCATGGTATAAAAGAATGATTAAGCCAGTGATTAAAATTATCTAACATTACATCTTGGAGCGCAACAGTGTCCTCACGCAATGAAGAATTTAAGTTAATCCTGTTTCCTATAAAACCTTCAAAAAAACCACAATCATCTAAAAACTTTTGAGGATTTACGTGTTCCGGTGAAAACTCATCATACTCAACACACAAGAAATCAACCGATTTCCCTTTTGAAAGTAGCCATGTCACCATTCCATGAAGAACGGTTACCCCAATTGGTTCTATGTCCTTTTTACATGTTTCGAAATCGAAAATATATTCTTCGTGCAAAGGATCCCCTGCTTCTGTTACCAATTGATTCGTAAGATCTGCTAATGTTTCGCGCTTTAAACGTTCTGGAAGTATTATATTCATAAGTAACCTCTTTTTCTTATTCAGTAAATGCTTCTATTAGTATAATGCTTTAAAAAATAAAGGAAACCCCTGGGAGACATAAAGTTAACAATATAAACAAAAAAGGCGCCCACTCAATTAAGAGAAGACGCCTTTTGCTTACTTATTTACCGCTACCGTAT
Proteins encoded:
- a CDS encoding YolD-like family protein encodes the protein MIKDRGNIKWQGMMLPEHNAEMKKWQENDKKTAKPQLEDYELELIADEIQRAFKSKSTIKLTYWRDGYLDVDYGKVIEINMDNKTIVLDDPFSTIRYKFDEIAAVSLIN
- a CDS encoding UV damage repair protein UvrX translates to MDYSKMPNRSVACIDMMSFYASCMAAIHNLDVRAVPIAVVGNFKQPGSIVLAASPPMKKRFGVRSAVTRLYDIPSHPDIRLFEPKMAYFLEMSMSITRILHKYVPAEAIHVYSVDESFIDLTGTEKLWGDPAETVREIQKEIFETLSLPSTAGMGPNMLMSKLALDLEAKKQGFAKWRFEDVEKKLWPVSPLSEMWGIGGRTEKSLNAMGIYSVGDLAHTSLDILEKKFGVMGNQLYHHAWGIDLSRVDTPVPVGQVSYGKSQILMRDYNSIAEVKAVMLEMCEDVAKRARDASKTGRTITLGIQYSKNALGGGFQRSRTINEATNETMAIYAVCKELLSENYDARPVRQVSISITKLENEQSVQLSLFEKDNWREREIGKVMDRIRNKYGSTAVLRAISLTDAGTAIKRSALVGGHKG
- a CDS encoding transcriptional regulator codes for the protein MLKLLVKSVEYGQLLDMVYMAKDGSISQRRIKVLQVGDVSFRAYCFTRESKRTFTIDNILALVPVVRKESDVV
- a CDS encoding STAS-like domain-containing protein; translated protein: MVNFIRISDVVNSTSFNKDGEIIFDLVKTALLNNQQVTVSFEGIYALNTSFVNSAFIELLEHFSFDEIKNNLKFVDSTKQINSIIGKRFIDTVTKNELLATM
- a CDS encoding YolD-like family protein: MTAIPKPKKTYKSSETPKMTEEDFELIAEKINEALEFKNEVEITVYHQKQFDSARGVITNADSQTGKLTLQVGYEERKININAIVSVK